A section of the Bacillus sp. HSf4 genome encodes:
- a CDS encoding GNAT family N-acetyltransferase, giving the protein MNERITFQKADYERDVSLVYRWMQEEHVIPFWHLNMPFAKFAAHFHKAITDPHQTLYIGFIDGVPMSYWESYWVKGDIIEHHYDNEPFDQGIHLLIGEKAYLGKGLALPLLKAMVSMQFAEPDTKKVIAEPDIRNKKMIHIFGKCGFRPIKPVDLPDKTGLLMFCERERFFEKEKKDELYKETQ; this is encoded by the coding sequence ATGAATGAACGGATCACATTTCAAAAAGCGGACTATGAAAGAGACGTATCGCTCGTCTACCGCTGGATGCAGGAGGAGCACGTCATCCCGTTCTGGCATTTAAACATGCCGTTTGCAAAGTTTGCAGCCCATTTTCACAAGGCGATCACAGACCCTCACCAAACGCTGTACATCGGCTTTATCGACGGTGTGCCGATGAGCTACTGGGAGTCGTACTGGGTTAAGGGAGACATCATTGAACACCACTATGACAATGAACCTTTTGACCAGGGCATTCATCTGTTGATCGGAGAAAAAGCGTATTTGGGAAAAGGTCTTGCCCTTCCGCTTTTAAAAGCGATGGTCAGCATGCAATTTGCCGAGCCTGACACAAAAAAGGTCATCGCAGAGCCGGATATCCGCAATAAAAAAATGATTCATATTTTTGGAAAATGCGGGTTTCGCCCTATTAAACCTGTGGATCTTCCTGATAAAACCGGATTATTGATGTTTTGCGAACGAGAACGTTTTTTTGAAAAGGAGAAAAAAGATGAACTCTACAAAGAGACCCAATGA
- a CDS encoding lysine N(6)-hydroxylase/L-ornithine N(5)-oxygenase family protein has translation MNSTKRPNDVYDVIGVGIGPFNLGLAALADSVPEINALFFERNESFNWHPGMLIEGTTLQVPFLADLVSMADVTSKYSFLNYLQEHNRLYSFYFLEDFHIPRKEYNHYCRWVAEQLDSCRFGMNVESISLIESNRDALFEVRVANQENGEEAVYYTRHIALGIGTGPHVPEALSDALGDSVFHSAEYLMRKPGGFKGKRVAVVGSGQSAAEVFYDLVGEDEAEHVSWLTRSKGFFPMEYSNLGLEYFSPDYIDFFYQLPQWKKDELLRQQDLLYKGISAKTISDIYHLLYERTCGGREAAFDLQSMTEVERIEQHAGTMILHCAHRVDEKRFERQADVVVLATGYKERLPECLAPVDTLIEKDASGRNVITRDYRLVTAAESENHIFVQNGELHTHGVGAPDLGLGAYRNSVIINQLAGREVYRVSHKTVFQTFGTGITEKTAVPNG, from the coding sequence ATGAACTCTACAAAGAGACCCAATGATGTATATGATGTCATCGGCGTCGGCATCGGGCCGTTTAATCTCGGCCTTGCCGCATTGGCTGATTCCGTGCCTGAGATCAATGCGCTGTTTTTTGAACGGAATGAAAGCTTTAACTGGCATCCCGGCATGCTGATTGAAGGGACAACACTGCAGGTGCCGTTTTTGGCCGACTTGGTGAGCATGGCCGATGTGACAAGCAAATACAGCTTTTTAAACTATCTCCAGGAGCATAACCGTCTTTATTCTTTCTATTTTTTAGAAGACTTTCATATTCCGAGAAAGGAATATAACCACTACTGCCGCTGGGTGGCCGAACAGCTCGACTCGTGCCGTTTCGGAATGAATGTCGAAAGCATTTCACTCATTGAATCAAACCGGGATGCGCTTTTTGAAGTGCGGGTCGCGAATCAGGAAAACGGCGAGGAAGCCGTTTATTACACAAGGCATATCGCGCTCGGCATCGGCACGGGGCCGCACGTTCCCGAAGCGCTCTCAGACGCTTTGGGCGACTCGGTGTTCCATTCAGCCGAGTATTTAATGAGAAAACCCGGCGGGTTTAAAGGGAAAAGGGTTGCCGTCGTCGGCTCCGGACAAAGCGCAGCCGAGGTGTTTTATGACCTGGTCGGTGAAGATGAAGCGGAGCATGTCAGCTGGCTCACCCGCTCAAAAGGCTTCTTCCCGATGGAATATTCAAATCTCGGGCTCGAGTATTTCTCACCTGATTATATCGATTTTTTCTATCAGCTCCCGCAATGGAAAAAAGATGAATTGCTAAGGCAGCAGGATCTGCTTTATAAAGGCATCAGCGCGAAGACGATCAGCGATATTTACCACCTTCTGTATGAGCGGACCTGCGGCGGACGGGAAGCGGCGTTTGACCTTCAGTCGATGACAGAAGTAGAGCGGATCGAACAGCATGCGGGAACAATGATTCTTCATTGCGCACACCGCGTGGATGAGAAACGATTTGAGCGGCAGGCGGATGTCGTCGTCTTGGCGACGGGCTATAAAGAGAGGCTGCCGGAATGCCTGGCACCTGTTGACACCCTGATTGAAAAGGACGCGAGCGGCCGCAATGTCATTACACGCGATTACAGGCTGGTGACGGCAGCCGAATCGGAAAACCATATTTTCGTTCAAAACGGAGAGCTGCACACACACGGTGTCGGTGCGCCTGACCTGGGGCTCGGCGCTTACCGGAACTCGGTGATCATCAATCAGCTTGCCGGGAGGGAAGTATACCGCGTCAGCCATAAAACGGTCTTCCAGACATTTGGAACAGGAATCACGGAAAAAACGGCCGTGCCAAACGGCTGA
- a CDS encoding IucA/IucC family siderophore biosynthesis protein codes for MLFQDELKKVLNPERWRKVNQRLLAKMVSEYMYEDIIKPDLIETEDGINRYELRTAEDKAYRFAAKPRMFDSFDTMPETIKVFKDGQWTTHVNAIEFLLDIQPHIPMSPETAGHLIKEFNHTMLADAHLLAKDALTSDELTEADYAVIEGEMTGHPWIVYNKGRIGFGYDDYLRFAPENQRAERLLWIAVHKETASFYSVEGLDYETLINEELDELTLRQFAKVIEKQGAAGEAYYYLPVHEWQWTNTIIQQFPEEIAAKAIIPLGEGGDEYLPQQSIRTFTNITNKHKHHIKLPMSILNTLVYRGLPSERTVIAPKITEHIKGIAENDAFLKDECRVILPGENASLNVDHPYYHSLEKAPYQYLEMLGAIFRESIYTYLEEGERPVTLASLTYIDQDGVPFIRRLIEKSGLSAEEWIGKLFNTVMPPLLHFMYRYGTVFSPHGQNTILVLKDHQPHRLAIKDFVDDVNISDQPLPELSGLTEDLKAVLRSEPPEGLVQFIFTGLFICHLRYVANILENDGLLPEKRLWKALADAILDYQQRFPELRERFELFDLFKPELTKLCLNRNRMVDYGYKDGDDRPHASEFGKVTNALAKFKKEAAKL; via the coding sequence ATGTTGTTTCAAGACGAATTAAAAAAGGTGCTCAATCCGGAGAGATGGAGAAAAGTCAATCAGCGACTACTGGCGAAGATGGTTTCTGAATATATGTATGAGGATATTATCAAGCCTGATCTGATTGAAACGGAAGACGGCATCAACCGGTATGAGCTGAGAACGGCGGAAGATAAGGCATACCGGTTCGCGGCCAAACCCCGCATGTTTGACAGCTTTGACACGATGCCGGAGACGATCAAAGTCTTTAAGGACGGACAATGGACGACACACGTGAACGCAATAGAGTTTCTCCTCGATATTCAGCCGCATATCCCGATGAGTCCGGAAACAGCGGGGCATTTGATCAAGGAGTTCAACCATACGATGCTGGCGGATGCCCACCTTTTGGCTAAGGATGCGCTTACCTCTGATGAGCTGACAGAAGCCGATTATGCCGTGATTGAAGGCGAGATGACCGGCCATCCGTGGATTGTATACAACAAAGGAAGAATCGGCTTTGGCTATGATGACTATCTCCGCTTTGCGCCGGAAAATCAAAGAGCCGAACGGCTGCTGTGGATCGCCGTACACAAAGAGACCGCGTCATTCTACTCGGTTGAAGGGCTCGATTATGAAACGCTGATCAACGAAGAGCTTGATGAGCTGACTTTAAGGCAATTCGCTAAAGTGATAGAAAAGCAGGGCGCAGCCGGCGAAGCCTATTATTATTTGCCCGTCCACGAATGGCAGTGGACAAATACGATCATTCAGCAATTTCCTGAAGAGATCGCTGCAAAAGCGATCATTCCTTTGGGGGAAGGCGGAGACGAGTATCTGCCGCAGCAATCGATCAGAACCTTTACAAACATCACAAACAAACATAAGCATCATATCAAACTGCCGATGAGCATTTTAAATACGCTTGTATACAGAGGACTGCCGTCGGAACGGACGGTGATCGCTCCGAAAATCACTGAGCATATCAAAGGGATCGCCGAAAACGACGCATTTCTAAAAGACGAATGCCGGGTGATCCTGCCAGGCGAAAATGCCAGTCTGAACGTCGACCACCCATACTATCATTCTCTTGAAAAAGCTCCGTATCAATATTTGGAAATGCTCGGCGCCATTTTCAGAGAAAGCATCTATACGTATTTGGAAGAAGGAGAGCGGCCTGTTACACTCGCTTCTTTAACATACATCGATCAAGACGGTGTGCCGTTTATCAGGCGCCTGATCGAAAAGTCGGGGCTGTCAGCGGAGGAGTGGATCGGAAAGCTGTTTAACACCGTGATGCCGCCGCTTCTGCATTTCATGTACCGCTACGGAACCGTATTTTCGCCGCACGGACAAAATACGATTCTCGTCTTAAAAGATCATCAGCCGCACAGGCTGGCGATTAAAGATTTTGTTGATGACGTCAATATCAGCGACCAGCCGCTTCCTGAACTGAGCGGTTTGACAGAAGATTTAAAAGCCGTTCTCAGAAGCGAGCCGCCGGAAGGGCTTGTGCAGTTTATCTTTACAGGGCTTTTCATTTGCCATTTGCGCTATGTGGCCAACATTTTGGAAAATGACGGTCTGCTTCCTGAAAAGCGTCTGTGGAAAGCTTTGGCTGATGCGATTTTGGATTATCAGCAAAGATTCCCGGAACTGCGTGAGCGCTTCGAATTGTTCGACTTATTCAAACCGGAATTGACGAAGCTCTGCCTCAACAGAAACCGGATGGTCGACTACGGCTACAAGGACGGCGATGACCGCCCGCACGCCTCCGAATTCGGAAAAGTGACAAACGCGCTTGCGAAATTTAAAAAAGAGGCCGCAAAGCTGTAA
- a CDS encoding GNAT family N-acetyltransferase, translating into MIEIKQIDAEETYEIRHRILRPNQPLEACMYETDLLDGTFHLGGFYRGRLISIASFHKAKHAELKGRNHYQLRGMATLEGYREQKAGSTLIRHAEELLRKKGADLLWCNARTSVSGYYKKLGFSEQGEVYDIPPIGPHILMYKKLT; encoded by the coding sequence ATGATCGAGATCAAACAAATCGACGCCGAAGAAACGTATGAGATCAGACACCGCATTCTCCGGCCGAATCAGCCGCTTGAAGCATGTATGTATGAAACCGATTTGCTCGACGGAACATTTCATCTCGGCGGATTTTACCGCGGCAGGCTCATCAGCATCGCTTCCTTTCACAAAGCCAAGCATGCGGAGCTCAAAGGCCGGAACCATTATCAACTGAGAGGGATGGCGACGCTGGAAGGATACCGCGAACAAAAAGCGGGAAGCACACTCATCCGCCATGCCGAAGAACTGCTCCGGAAAAAGGGCGCGGACCTTTTATGGTGTAACGCCAGGACATCTGTGAGCGGCTACTATAAAAAGCTCGGCTTCAGCGAACAGGGCGAAGTCTACGACATACCGCCGATCGGACCTCATATTTTAATGTATAAGAAATTGACGTAA
- a CDS encoding SDR family NAD(P)-dependent oxidoreductase, with amino-acid sequence MDLKGKVALVTGASRGAGRGIAAELGKAGAIVYITGRSIHGASTNHWPGTIHDTAAQIEASGGKGIAVQCDHTNDSDTEAVITKIREEQGKLDILINNVWGAHDLGVDEKPFWELSLKNWDTMFTAGVRAQLATNHFAVPLLRENKQALIIHTTFWDGDKYIGQFYYDLAKNALTRMAYGLSLELKQDNIAVLAVSPGFMRTELVLKHHESDEEHWQESEDLRRTETPYYVGRGITALANDPNVMEKSGQVLRIGDLAKEYQFTDIDGRYIPPFTI; translated from the coding sequence ATGGACTTGAAAGGAAAAGTCGCTCTTGTAACAGGCGCAAGCAGAGGAGCCGGTCGCGGCATTGCTGCAGAACTGGGGAAAGCCGGTGCAATCGTGTATATCACAGGCCGCAGCATTCATGGGGCTTCAACGAATCATTGGCCTGGGACAATCCATGACACCGCTGCACAAATTGAGGCTTCCGGCGGAAAAGGTATTGCTGTACAATGTGATCATACGAACGATTCGGACACAGAGGCTGTCATCACTAAAATTCGCGAAGAACAGGGAAAATTAGATATTTTGATCAACAATGTGTGGGGTGCGCATGATCTGGGTGTTGACGAAAAACCTTTTTGGGAATTGTCTTTGAAGAATTGGGATACGATGTTCACCGCCGGGGTGCGCGCCCAGTTGGCGACGAATCATTTCGCCGTTCCGCTGCTTCGTGAAAATAAACAAGCCCTCATCATTCACACGACCTTCTGGGATGGTGACAAGTACATTGGACAGTTTTATTACGATTTAGCCAAAAACGCATTAACACGTATGGCGTATGGACTTTCATTAGAATTAAAACAGGACAACATTGCCGTTCTTGCCGTTTCACCTGGATTTATGAGAACTGAGCTTGTCTTGAAACACCATGAATCAGATGAAGAGCATTGGCAGGAGTCAGAAGATTTAAGGAGAACCGAAACGCCCTATTATGTCGGACGCGGAATTACTGCGTTGGCAAATGATCCGAATGTGATGGAGAAAAGCGGACAGGTGTTAAGAATAGGCGATTTAGCCAAAGAGTATCAGTTTACCGATATCGATGGACGATATATTCCGCCATTTACGATATAG
- a CDS encoding YafY family protein: protein MRGDRLISILLLLQAYGQMTAKQLAERLEVSERTIYRDMEALSGTGIPVFAERGKNGGWSLLDDYQTKLTGLKESEIRALFVPLSEQFLDDLGLTRTSEDARNKLIASLPSGYRQNAKDVWNRIYIDTSSWRHKKEKAASFEVLKDAIWKDQKLKIVYQRADGKVSDRVVAPLGLVAKGSNWYLIASKENGEIRNYRASRIQSAISVHETFERPENFDIAQVWRSSTNAFIEKLPTYEVWVKAAQSILPRLSFTNHFVRIMETGKVDEEGWIPIKLSFDTEEEAKRYILGFAEHMLVIEPKELHDKVLKMAESIVAHYKQQNGCRKT from the coding sequence ATGAGAGGAGACCGATTGATATCTATTCTTTTGCTGCTGCAAGCTTATGGACAGATGACGGCAAAACAATTGGCAGAAAGGCTGGAAGTCTCTGAACGAACGATTTACAGGGATATGGAAGCTTTAAGCGGGACGGGTATTCCCGTTTTTGCCGAACGCGGAAAAAACGGAGGCTGGTCATTGCTTGATGATTACCAGACCAAATTAACCGGCTTAAAAGAATCTGAAATACGCGCACTATTTGTCCCGCTTTCCGAACAATTCCTCGATGATCTCGGATTGACACGTACATCCGAAGATGCCCGAAATAAACTGATCGCTTCGCTCCCTTCGGGATATCGCCAAAACGCAAAAGATGTATGGAATCGAATATATATTGATACGAGTTCATGGCGTCATAAGAAGGAAAAAGCAGCATCCTTTGAAGTGCTGAAAGATGCTATATGGAAAGATCAAAAATTAAAAATCGTCTATCAGCGGGCAGATGGAAAAGTGAGTGATCGGGTTGTAGCGCCGCTTGGACTGGTGGCTAAAGGGTCCAACTGGTATCTGATTGCATCTAAAGAAAATGGGGAGATTCGAAATTACAGAGCTTCGCGGATTCAATCTGCCATTTCCGTTCATGAAACATTTGAAAGACCTGAAAACTTTGACATTGCTCAAGTATGGAGATCTTCAACAAATGCTTTTATCGAAAAATTACCGACATATGAAGTGTGGGTGAAGGCGGCTCAGTCAATCTTGCCAAGATTATCATTTACCAATCATTTTGTGCGGATCATGGAAACGGGTAAAGTCGATGAGGAGGGGTGGATACCAATTAAATTATCATTTGATACGGAAGAGGAAGCGAAAAGATATATACTCGGTTTTGCCGAGCATATGCTGGTGATTGAACCGAAAGAACTGCACGACAAGGTGCTGAAAATGGCTGAATCGATTGTTGCCCATTATAAACAGCAGAATGGATGCCGAAAAACATGA
- the metH gene encoding methionine synthase — translation MSIINDQLKKKILVLDGAMGTMIQDANLSPADFGGEAYEGCNEYLSVTAPHIIQGIHEAYLAAKADIIETNTFGATRLVLDEYNLGHLAYDLNLASVKLAKAAAEKFSTPEWPRFVAGAMGPTTKTLSVTGGTTFDELIANYEEQARALITGGADLLLLETSQDMLNVKAGFIGIRQAFEKTGTTLPLMVSGTIEPMGTTLAGQDIESFYISLEHMKPVSVGLNCATGPEFMTDHIRTLSSLARTAVSCYPNAGLPDEEGQYHESPQSLAKKIRAFAEEGWLNIVGGCCGTTPAHIEALAEEVAALPPRPLPSGKRPHTVSGIDGLIYEETMRPLFVGERTNVIGSRKFKRLIAEQKFEEAAEIARAQVKNGAHVIDICLADPDRDEAKDMEGFLKEAMKKVKAPFVIDSTDKEVIEKALKYSQGKAIINSINLEDGEERFADILPLVKRFGGALVVGTIDETGMAVTADRKVEIAVRSHQLLTEKYGIPASDIIFDPLVFPVGTGDEQYIGSAKETIDGIRLIKERLPECLTILGVSNVSFGLPPVGREILNAVFLYHATQAGLDYAIVNTEKLERFASIPKEEIELAEKLLFQTDDQTLASFTDFYRGKKKADKQPKTSLSLEERLSEYVIEGTKEGLIPDLEQALEKFDTPLDVINGPLMDGMAEVGRLFNNNELIVAEVLQSAEVMKAAVSFLENYMEKKDDSGKGKIILATVKGDVHDIGKNLVDIILSNNGYKVVDLGIKVTPQELIEAIRKENPDIIGLSGLLVKSAQQMVVTAQDLDKADISVPIMVGGAALSRKFTNMKISPEYKGPVLYAKDAMDGLSLANQLRTNPSQFLEKKEQAAPQAVAEKKPSKAVVEMLEKRAHIPKAPVFKPEDLKRHYLKNIDLSYIVPYVNQQMLLGHHLGLKGKVKKLFAEKNPKALELKNVIDELLRDGKKHGWFDPAVVYQFFPAYSEGDSLHILDPEKQDNILETFVFPRQEKLPFRCISDYIRPKGELDYVSFFAVTAGRKVREVANRFKAEGDYLKSHAVQALALELAEGLAERTHQIIRDRWGFPDAPDFTMEQRFQAKYQGQRYSFGYPACPNLEDQEKLFRLIQPEGIGVRLTDGFMMEPEASVSAIVVSHPEARYFNVH, via the coding sequence ATGTCTATCATCAATGACCAGCTGAAGAAAAAAATCCTCGTCCTTGACGGTGCGATGGGCACGATGATTCAAGACGCAAACCTGTCTCCCGCCGATTTCGGCGGAGAGGCATATGAAGGATGCAATGAATATTTAAGTGTGACGGCCCCGCACATCATCCAAGGCATCCATGAAGCGTATCTCGCCGCAAAGGCCGATATCATTGAAACGAATACATTCGGTGCAACCCGGCTCGTGCTTGACGAGTATAACCTGGGACATCTCGCCTATGATCTGAATCTCGCTTCCGTCAAGCTCGCCAAAGCGGCCGCTGAAAAATTTTCAACGCCTGAGTGGCCAAGATTTGTCGCAGGTGCAATGGGGCCGACAACGAAAACACTCTCGGTCACAGGAGGGACAACATTTGATGAGCTGATCGCCAATTATGAGGAGCAGGCAAGGGCTCTGATCACAGGCGGCGCCGATCTGCTCCTGCTTGAAACAAGCCAGGACATGCTCAATGTTAAAGCCGGCTTTATCGGAATCAGGCAGGCTTTTGAAAAGACCGGCACAACCCTTCCCCTCATGGTATCGGGAACGATAGAGCCGATGGGCACGACGCTTGCCGGGCAGGATATCGAATCATTCTACATCTCGCTTGAGCATATGAAACCGGTCAGTGTCGGCTTAAATTGTGCGACAGGCCCTGAATTTATGACCGATCATATCAGAACCCTTTCTTCACTCGCGCGGACGGCCGTCAGCTGTTATCCAAACGCCGGCCTTCCCGATGAAGAAGGACAGTATCACGAATCCCCACAGTCACTGGCGAAAAAAATCAGGGCTTTTGCCGAGGAAGGCTGGCTCAACATCGTCGGCGGATGCTGCGGAACGACGCCCGCCCATATCGAAGCGCTGGCCGAAGAAGTCGCTGCACTCCCGCCGCGTCCGTTGCCTTCGGGGAAAAGACCGCACACCGTCTCAGGGATTGACGGCTTAATCTATGAAGAAACGATGCGCCCTCTTTTTGTCGGCGAACGGACAAATGTGATCGGTTCACGCAAATTCAAACGGCTCATCGCCGAACAAAAATTTGAAGAAGCCGCCGAAATCGCCAGAGCCCAGGTGAAAAACGGGGCGCACGTCATCGACATCTGCCTCGCCGATCCTGACCGGGATGAAGCGAAAGATATGGAAGGCTTCTTGAAGGAAGCCATGAAAAAAGTAAAAGCGCCGTTTGTCATTGATTCAACCGATAAAGAAGTCATCGAAAAAGCGCTCAAATACTCTCAAGGAAAGGCGATTATCAACTCGATCAACCTGGAAGACGGCGAAGAGCGGTTCGCCGACATTCTCCCGCTCGTCAAACGGTTCGGCGGCGCACTCGTCGTCGGGACGATCGATGAAACAGGAATGGCCGTCACCGCGGACAGGAAGGTTGAAATCGCGGTCCGCTCGCATCAGCTGCTCACCGAAAAATACGGAATTCCGGCAAGCGACATCATCTTCGATCCGCTCGTCTTCCCGGTCGGAACCGGTGACGAACAATATATCGGGTCTGCGAAAGAAACGATTGATGGTATTCGGCTCATTAAAGAACGGCTGCCTGAATGCTTGACGATTCTCGGGGTCAGCAACGTCTCCTTCGGCCTTCCTCCCGTCGGCAGGGAAATCCTGAATGCCGTCTTTTTATACCATGCCACACAGGCCGGGCTTGATTACGCGATCGTCAATACGGAAAAGCTTGAGCGGTTCGCTTCCATTCCAAAGGAAGAGATCGAATTAGCCGAAAAGCTGCTGTTTCAGACAGATGATCAAACACTTGCCTCGTTTACCGATTTTTACAGGGGAAAGAAAAAAGCGGACAAACAGCCGAAAACGTCCCTTTCCCTGGAAGAGCGTCTGTCCGAGTACGTGATCGAAGGTACGAAAGAAGGGCTGATTCCCGACCTCGAACAAGCGTTGGAAAAATTCGACACCCCGCTCGATGTGATCAACGGGCCGCTGATGGACGGCATGGCGGAGGTCGGGCGCCTGTTTAACAACAATGAGCTGATCGTCGCCGAAGTCCTTCAGTCAGCTGAAGTGATGAAAGCCGCCGTTTCCTTTCTCGAAAACTATATGGAGAAAAAAGACGATAGCGGCAAAGGCAAAATTATTTTGGCGACCGTCAAAGGCGATGTTCATGATATCGGCAAAAACCTAGTCGACATCATTTTAAGCAACAACGGCTACAAAGTCGTCGATCTCGGCATTAAAGTGACACCGCAGGAGTTGATTGAAGCGATCCGCAAAGAAAATCCCGACATCATCGGTCTGTCCGGCCTGCTCGTTAAATCGGCGCAGCAAATGGTCGTCACCGCACAGGACTTGGATAAAGCCGATATCTCCGTACCGATCATGGTCGGCGGTGCGGCGCTTTCGCGAAAATTTACGAACATGAAAATCTCGCCTGAATATAAAGGTCCGGTTTTATACGCGAAGGACGCCATGGACGGCTTATCGCTCGCCAATCAGCTGCGGACGAACCCGTCGCAGTTCCTTGAGAAAAAAGAACAGGCTGCACCTCAAGCCGTCGCAGAAAAGAAACCGTCGAAAGCTGTTGTTGAAATGCTTGAAAAGCGCGCCCACATCCCGAAAGCGCCCGTCTTCAAGCCGGAGGATTTGAAGCGGCACTATTTGAAAAACATCGATCTATCCTATATCGTGCCGTACGTCAATCAGCAAATGCTGCTGGGCCACCATCTTGGGTTAAAAGGAAAGGTGAAAAAACTTTTTGCCGAAAAAAATCCGAAAGCGCTCGAGTTGAAAAACGTAATCGATGAATTGCTGAGAGACGGAAAAAAACACGGCTGGTTCGATCCCGCCGTCGTCTATCAATTTTTCCCGGCCTATAGTGAAGGAGATTCGCTTCATATTTTAGATCCGGAAAAACAGGACAACATCCTTGAAACATTTGTGTTCCCGCGGCAGGAGAAGCTTCCGTTCCGCTGTATTTCCGACTACATCCGGCCGAAAGGCGAGCTAGACTATGTATCGTTTTTTGCCGTGACAGCCGGTAGAAAAGTGAGGGAAGTGGCCAACCGCTTTAAAGCGGAAGGCGACTACTTAAAAAGCCATGCGGTACAAGCGCTCGCTCTTGAGCTGGCCGAAGGGCTCGCCGAGCGGACACACCAAATCATCCGCGACCGCTGGGGCTTTCCGGATGCACCCGACTTTACGATGGAGCAGCGTTTTCAAGCGAAATATCAAGGCCAGCGCTACTCCTTCGGATATCCGGCCTGTCCGAATCTCGAAGATCAGGAAAAGCTCTTCAGACTCATCCAGCCGGAAGGCATCGGCGTCCGCTTGACAGATGGGTTTATGATGGAGCCGGAAGCCTCCGTTTCGGCAATCGTCGTCTCACACCCGGAAGCGAGATATTTCAATGTTCATTAA